In the genome of Bradyrhizobium ottawaense, the window GCGACGCCAGCGCAGGCGGCTCCGATGCCGAAGGTCACCGCATAGACCCGAGGGATATTCAGCCCGACCACCAGTCCGCCCAGTCGATTATTGGCGGCGCCCCGCAGCGATCGGCCGAATGCGGAGTACTTCAGATAGGCTCCCAGTGCGGCGATCAGCAGTCCGGCCGTAGCGGCCGCCTGGATGCGGGCCCAATCCAAGGTGAGCGGACCCACGCTCACGGTCTGGAAGGACAACTGAGACGCCGTCGGCCGCGGATCCGGACCGAACGACATCAGCAATACGCCGCTGAAAAGCAGTGAGAGGCCGATGAAGACGATGAACTGATAATGATGCGGCCGATTGACGAACCGCTTCACGACGAGCGTCTCTAGCAGATAGCCGAACACGAACATGACGACCGCGGCGATCGCGGCGGCTAAAACGATCGGGATGTCACAGATTTGAACGGTCCAGTATCCGATGTAGATCCCGAACACGACCATCTCGCCATGAGCGAAATTGACCACGCGCATGACGCCGAAGATGATGGTGAGACCGAGCGCGACGAGCCCGTAAACCAGCCCGATGAGCACCCCGCCGGCGATGACATTGAGCCAGAGCGACAGCATCAGCGACCGACCGCCGATGGATGCGCGATAGAAAGTCTTCGTCTTCCTTGCATGCTGATCGGTTCCATCTTGGCTGTAGCGGAAACGTAGCGGCGCCTGACGTCGTCCTGCGTTTCAGACCGCCTTTGGCGCGGCGAAACATCCGTCGATGTAGACGAGCGACTCACATCCGGCCCTCGTGGTCTGAGCCACCACCTCTCCGGTGAAAATGGTGTGACTACTGTCGCTGTAAGCATTCACCACGCGGCAATCGAAGCTGCAGACCGCGCCGACCAGACTTGGTGCTCCGGTTTTGAGATCGCACCACAAACCGTCACCGAAGCGGATATCGCCCTTGCTGCCGTCCTGCCCGGAAAACTTGAGCGCCAGATCGCGATGCTCGACTCCTAGAATATTCCAGCAGAACGACCCACTGCTGAGAATGATGTCGTGCGCACCGGCAGATCGATTGACGCAAACCAGCACGCTGGGCGGAGCCGCCGACAGCGAGCAGCCCGCCGTCAGTGTCAGACCATGGCGGTTCGGCGCCCGACCTGTCGTGACGATCGACACGGTGCCCGGCACGCTGCGCATCGCAGCACGGAATGCTGCGGCATCGAGTGGGCTCGTTTCGGACAGCGGCGGTGTTGCGGACGGCATGGCTACGACCCTTGGATTCATGAGATGGATGCGCCCTCTTTGTCTGGTTGTGAGTCCGGGCATGCAGCGCTGCCCCGGTGAACGTCTGAGCTATCCGGCTGCTTGATAGAACTGGATGACGTTGCCGCCCGGATCCCGCACCTTCACCGCACGGCCGTGACTTTCCATGTCCCGGACCGCGCCGACTTGCGCCCCCATGGCTGCGGCACGCTCCATGGCGGCATCGAGGTCATCGACACCGAAGACAAGAACGGCATCTTGCAGCTGGTCCGAGACCGACTCCGTCGGTCCGGCGACGCAGAACGCAGCCGCATCGCTCACGAACTGTATCCACTTGCCGGGATCAGCGAAGCGCACCTTCAGACCCAGACCTTCGTAGAACTCGGCCAGGCGTCCAGGATCGTTCGCTGTCAAATAGACTTGCTTCAGTTTCACGCTCGACATCCAAACCGTCGCTACCCAAGTGCGATCGTGGGTGGATAGTCGCCCGAGCCTCTCAGCATTACTGCTTGAACAACGCCTGTCACAGAAGCTTCATCAGCATTTTATGCTGTAACGACTTGTCGAGTCGCTAGATCCAACTCTGCATCCGGCCGATCTTTGCCATTTTCTGGTTGACGAGGTGGGCGTCGTTGCTGCCGAACCTTTTGTCTCGCGCAACGCCCGCGGCGTGGTCAGCGACGTGGGACCGAAGCCACACGCGACGACAGGCGGTTGTACGAAACAGGGCAGTTCTCGACATCGAGCTCTGCTGCACGTCCCGTCAAGTGACACGGGGAGCCAATCGATGGAGCGGCGGGCATTACATCTTGACCGAATCCGTGGATCAACGTCGGCCTGCATATCGCATAGGCAAAAAATGTATCGGAAGTAGGCAACTAACCTTTTGATCGCAATGCACAATGCGAAGGTTGACGGTTTTTCGATACAAATCGACGATTTGTCGAAATCCCACAAGCGCAATTGCGGTTAGCTTTTACCACGCGATTGTCATCACCCCGCAAACGACGGTGATACGCGCCGCAGAAGACTGCCATACTTGGGAGATACGCGATGTCGACAACCTCTCTCGACAGAATAGATATCAAGATCCTCAACGAGCTCCAGCAGAATGCGAGCTTGACCAATGTCGAGCTCGCATCACGCGTCAATCTTTCGCCGTCGCCGTGTCTGGCACGCGTCAGAACACTCGAAAAACTCGGCGTGATCGATCGACGGATCGCCCTTCTCGATCCCGCCGTGCTCGGCATTGGTGTAACGGCTTTCATCCAGATCAAGCTGGAAAAGCAGGTCCAGACGTCCCTCGAGAATTTCACCCGATCCATCGACCGGCTGGCCCAGGTAATGGAATGCTATCTCATGACCGGTGAGAGCGACTACATGCTCCGCGTCATGGCGGCCGACATCGAAGATCTCGAAGACCTGATTGTCAACAAACTATCCCGCATTCCCGGCGTCAGCAGCATTCGATCAAATCTGGCCCTCAAGCGCATTTCGCACAAGACCGTGCTGCCGATCGACGCCAATCGGCCGGTCACCGTCAAGGCTTGCGCCACCCCCTCGCGCCCTCTGGAGCGCTCACCAAGACCCCGATACGACCCAACCGGTCCTTTGCTGTCCGATGCGCCGATCGGGCTCGACACCAATCGTCCCAGCTACAGCGTGGAAAGGCTATGAGGCGCCCCGCCATGGGCTCCGGCCAGTTGGCAATAATGGTGAAGTTAAGATCGGCAGAGTGCTCGAGCGGCGCTGCGAGCCTGACAATCCGCACACGACCCAACGCGAGCACCCGTCGGTTCCAGCGAGCAGAGCGACCGAGATGACGGGATCGATCGAAGCGGCCCTGCAGGCGCTCGCCGACGGCGAAATCGTCGTGGTCACCGACGACGACGATCGCGAGGGCGAAGGGGACCTCGTCGTTGCCGCCTCGCGGTGTACGGCTGCGAAGATGGCCTTCATCATTCGCCATACATCGGGAATCGTCTGCGCTCCGATTACCCTCGAAGACGCGAGACGCCTGCGGCTTGACCCGATGGTTGTCAACAACGACTCGGCTCACACCACGGCGTTCACCGTGTCAGTGGACTACCGGCCGGATAACGGTACGGGCATCTCGGCCGAAGAGCGGGCCTCGTGCTGCCGTGCACTCGCCAACCCCAACGTCGGCGCCGGCGATTTTTGCCGGCCGGGACACGTTTTCCCGCTGATCGCAAAAGAAGGTGGCGTACTCATGCGCTCGGGTCACACCGAGGCCGCCGTCGACCTGTGCAGACTGGCAGGTCTCGAGCCGGTCGGTGTCATCAGCGAACTGATGAACGACGATGGCTCGGTGATGAAGGGTCCGCAAGTCGCGGCGTTCGCCGACAAGCACAAGCTGAAACAGGTCACCATCGCAGACCTCATCAGCTTCCGGCAGGCCCGCGAGACGCTGATCGAGCGCGTCTCGAGCGTCACGGCGGAGAGCTCGATCGGCCCGCTCCAGGGCTATTCGTATCGCTCGCCGTTCGACCCCATTCATCACGTCGCCTATATCTACGGAGAACTGGGCGACGGCACCAACGTCCTCACGCGCTTCTATAAACCCAACATCCTGCGCGATTTGTTCTCGGGTCAGGAACAGGCCAAGATGAACGTCATTCTGCAACGCTTCAAGGATAATGGCAGCGGCGTGCTCGTCTATCTGCGCGACGGCGCGGCGGGCGTTCCGCCTGCGCCGCTAGGCCCGATCAGTTCGCGCGAAGACGACCGTAATCGGCAATGGCGCGAGATCGGTGTCGGCGCCCAGATCCTGCGGGATCTCAAGATCAGCTCCATCCGTCACCTCACGTCGTCGACGCATCACTTCAAGGGACTGTCAGGCTTCGGCATCGAGATCGTCCGAAACGAAGCGCTCTAACTCCAGCCATCCGCGTTTCGAAAGTCCATTGAGCGCGTCCCGCACCTCAGGCATCCGGCGAAGCTTGCAGTTCGTGTCGCGGCAGGTCTCCCCCGGGCCAGTCTGGCCGGCCTCGCGCTCGGAGAAGTAGCGCGCCGGCGATTTGCCAAGCGCCTTCTTGAACATGGTGATGAACGCGCTCACCGACTCGTAGCCGAGCGCCTCGGACACGGACTGAACCGTGTTGCCAGCAGACAATTTCTGGATGGCGACGATGATCTGAAGCTGCTGACGCCAGCGACTGAAGGTCATGCCGGTCTCGGCGAGCACAATGCGCATCAGCGTCCGCTCGCCGAGCGCGACGGCTTGCGCCCACTCCGCCACGGTCCTACGGTCGGCCGGATTGTCCATCAAGGCATCGGCGATCATACGCAGTTTCGAACTCCGCGTGATCGGAAGATGCAGCCGTTCGGTCGGCATGGCGATCAACTCGTTGAGGAGCACCGCGGCGATCTGCGCGGGCGGGCCGTCGGGATCGTAGAGCGGGGGCAGCGTCGCCATCCGATGGATCAGCTCGTGCAACAGCGGTGAGATCGACAGCGTGCAGCATTCCTGCGGCACGCTCGCCGCATCCATGTCCACATAGAGAAACAGCAGGCTGGCGTTGCCGCTGACGCGATTGCTGTGGGGCATACCGCCGGGAATCCAGACGCCGCAGCGCGGCGGGACCATCCACAGGCCGCTCGGCACTTCGCACGTCACACCGCCGCGCTGGGCGAGGACGAGCTGTCCCTTGCGATGGATGTGAACCGGCAGCTCGTCCTCCTGCTCCCGGGTATCCACCATGCCGGCCACGATCGGACGGTCCAAAATGTCAGGATCGAACCGCCGATAGTGCTGATAGAGCGTGCCGCGCATTGTCATCCTTTAGCAATTAATTGGCAGAATAACGAAATTCTCTCGACGCAGCAACGCCTATGGTCTCCGTGCTTCACGGACGATCACATCATGCCTTCACCATTTCTGTCTCGGCTTCTCGCAACAGCAGCGCCCGGCCGGCTCGATCCGAAATGGGCGCTGTTCTCTTCGAACTCCTTCATCGCGGCAATGCTCGCGATCTATTTTGCCTTCCGGCTCGGATTGGAGCGGCCGTATTGGGCGATGCTCACGGTCTATCTGACCGCACAGCCGTTCGCCGGCGCGGTTCGGTCACGCGCCGTCTACCGCTTTGTCGGGACATTGCTGGGCGCCTGCGTGGCGCTGGCGCTGGTCCCGATCCTGGTCGATCAACCCGCGTTATTGTCGGTTGCCGTTACCGCATGGGCCGGACTCTGCCTCTATATCTCCTTGCAGGATCGCACGCCGCGCAGCTATGCTTTCCTGCTGGCAGGCTACACCGCGACGACAATCGCGTTCTCGAGCGTCAACGTTCCGGCGATGGTATTTGTGACCGCGCTGTCGCGTGTCGAGGAGATCCTGCTCGGCATCGGCTGTGCGACCTTGGTGCACACCCTGCTGTTCCCGAGCGACGTCACTACTCCTGTGCTGAAATCCCTCTGCGCCGCATTGTCGGACGCCTTCGCCCGGACCACCGATGTGCTCTGCGCGCGCGTCGACAAGGCACCGAATACGGGTGTGCATGGTCTTGATGATGTCGCCGCGCATGCCGAGATCGCGCAAGCTGCGCTCGGCCTCGAGCCCAACCATCCATTCCCCCGATGCGGCGGATGCGGCGAGGCCCATCTTCTCCAAATGTTGAAGGCGACCGACCATCAGGCGCCGGATCTCGGGATCGGACTGGCCGGGGTTCTCTGGGCGAAGATCGATCGAGCCGGTCTCATCTGCCGCCAGGCGGATCTCCCGATCGAGCCGCGTCCATCGTTCCGCCGTGACCTCCCTCTCCAGCGAACTGCGGATCTCATGCTCTGGCTTTGGACCCAGTTCGATAGCGACCAGTTCCTCGGCGCGCGAGCGCAGGCCCCGGCTGATGTAGTCGCGGGAGATCACCAGATCCGCCCCTTCCTCATCTACACCCCGGACGAGAAGGTGGACGTGAGGGTTGTCGGTATTCCAATGATCGACAGCCACCCAATCGAGCCGCGTGCCGAGATCGGCCTCCATCTGCATTGCGAGATCGCGGGTGAAGGCCTTGAGATCGGTCATATCGCCCGCATCCTCCGGTGAGACGATGAACCTGAAATGATGCCTGTCGTCCCTGCACCGTTCTGCGAAAGCCGCGCTATCGGCGCGGTCGCTGCCGGCATCGAACATCTCGGCCCTCTCGCCGCTCCGGGTCACGCCGTCGCGCTTCAGATATGAGAGATGGGCGGTCAGTGGCGCTGAACGGAAAGCTCTTCCTCTGTGACGAACCACGCGGGCCTTCACCATGACGCGACGCGTTGGGCTGAACAATCGGGCACGGCTAAAGGACAGTCGGCCGCGGCCAAACGTCGAGCGCCCATAGGCCGCCGAGCGCCTGCTGGCCACGGTCTGATCCGAGGTGTGTCCAGCTTTCTTCGCGGCACGAAGCACCTGGTTGATGAAGCTCTTCGGCTTTGGCGCGCGGGTAGTGCGGATGCGCCCAGGCCGGATACGCAGATGGCTGTCGCCCACGCTCACGGGAGGGCCTCCCCACGATCAAAAGCACCTGCAGTGCCGAAAATGCCCTTGATCGCATTGCTCAAATTGCAGAGCGCGGCACGCGCCCCGACCGACCGGCACGCCAGAACGCAAGCCATGCCAATGGCTTGCAGTTCGACCGGCGAGCCCCTTTTATCTCGCCGTCTTAATCGGTCGTGTCGTCTCTCTGATCTTACCCATTCTCGCTTCCTTTCCCGTCTTCGACAAGCCGCTCTGATCCACGCCATGACACGATGCGCCGCGATGGCTGCGAGTCCTGACGCGCCGTGCAGTCTTCCGCGCTCGTCGGCGGCACAAACTCGCTGCAGCAAGGCAGCGCGGACGCCGTCGCGGCGCATCTTGAACGCGCGCGCGGCGTTGTGGAAGGAGTACTGCCGGCTGCACGATCTGGTGGTGCGGCTGGTCGCCGGGCACGAGCTGTGCCGGCGCTTCATGCAGATTCCCGGCGTCGGTCCGATCGCGGCGCTGAGCTTCATGACCGCGGTCGACGATCCCTTGCGCTTTAAGCGTTCGCGCGACGTGGTGACGTATTTTGGCCTGACCTCGCGACGCTGGCAGTCCGGCTCCTCGATCGACGTCAAGGGGCGGATCAGCAAGACGGGTGACGGCGACGTGCGGCGGGCGCTGTACGAGGCGGCGAGCGCCTTGCCGACGCGCTACAAGAAAAAGGACAAGGTCAAGGCGTGGGGGCTGGCGCTGGCCAGGCGCTCCTCGCACCACAAGGCGACGGTGGCAGTGGCGCGCAAGCTCGCCGTGATCATGCACGCGATGTAGACCGGCGGCACGTTCTATTGCGGCGATCCGGACACATCTGCGGCGGAGATGCGCGCCGAAACCACCGCCAAGCAGCGCAAATTGCTCGGGGCTTACGCATGAGCTGCGTGATCCTTCAACCTGGCAACGCCGCGACGATAGCCGCGACCTGAACACGGAGCTCCGCCGCTGGCGGATGAGGACTGATGCAGCACAGCGACGACGGAACGCACGTTATCTTGCCTGCGACGATGCATCTTCGGATCCGACCGATCGCGCCGGATTGCCTGTGATGTGGCTCCGTCACACCGATGGAAAGCATGGCGTCAATCAGCTCATGACCAGCGCATCGCCGCGCACGGCTTGCGCAAATCCGCCGCGCCCGACCCGGTTCAGGCGAATGCCGAACACCTTTAAAGAGTGCCGGGTCGCGTTCTCGAGGTCCAAGAACTTGCGCTTCAAATTGCGGCGGTGGGTCAGCAACAGCCGCAGCCGGTAGCAGGCCTCGCTCTTGATATGCGCCCTGCGGAACCAGCCGGTGCGCATGATGTGGGCAATCCCGAGCGCGTCCGCCCGGTCGGTCTTGTTGCGCTGCGCCTTCAGCGCCGCGCGAACCTGGAGGGTCTCCAGGCACACCGCCGGCAGACCAAGCTTGAGCAGTTCCGGATGCAGCCAGGGCGACAGCGAGCCTGCCTCGTGGCCGAGCCGCCGCAAGCGGCCAAGATACGGTCAAGCGCCGTCCTGATCGCATCGGGATCGGTCACCACCGCCGTCTCCAGCATCACCTTGCCGGTCGCGTCCACCACGCAGATCGCTGTCTCGGCCATGCCGACGTCCAGACCACAGAAGAATTCCATCGCACGCCTCCCGCGTTGCCGAAGCGGCGCAGTGTGCGGCTTATTCAGCGCGCAATCCACTTGATCTGCCGCCGCAACGCCCGGAGCAGGCCGATTACGAGCGGCCTTCCTAATCGGGCGGGCAAAGTCAACTCATTCCTACGCTTTTCTGCGACTCTTCGAACTTCAGCCATGACCGACTCCCTGCACCAACAACGCGCACTTCACCGCAGCCGCGTACGCGACGTGCACTCACCAGGCGGGGTCCATGCGTTCCTTCGCGTTCAGCACTTCGGCCGTCGCATGCTCTTCATCAGGTTCGTAAACAGGGCTGTCTCCGGCGCTCTCGTCCCCGAAGGGCGGCAGCAGGCAAGATAGCGGACATTCCCCGTTTCGCGGCCACGCCCGGGGACGCTCACCGCGCGCGCGGATCTCTAATTTCGCTCCTCCTCAACATGCCGGGCGTAAGCCCAGCGCTAATCTGTCGTCACCTGCACCGCGACTACTGCGCCGGTTTCAACCGCAGCCGCTGCGTGATCTTCGCCAAACCCGACGTGGAAGTCGGTCTCGCTAACCCACATCCGGTGCAGAATGCTTGCCAGCTTCCGTGCCACCGCGGTGATCGCGCACAGCATGCTCGACCGTTTGGCGATCCGCAGGCCCCATGCCCGCAGTGCCGATCATTCCTGACCCGCAGCAGCAGGCTTGCGGCCGCCTCGCAAAGCGCCTCGCGTACGGCGACGTCGCCTCGTTTGCTGATGCGTCCTTCGTAATCGATCGATGTGCCGGACTGGTGCCGCCTCGGCGCCAAGCCAAAATGCGCGCGCCGACCGTTTTCGATCTGGCAAAGCGATGAGGGTCATCAACGCCGACTTTGAACGACAGGGCCGCAACGGGACCGACGCCTGGAGCCGTCATCAAGCGCCGGCAGACAGCATCATGTTAGACCACCTGCAGCAGCGCACGATGGAGCCGATCGTATCCCTCGAGGATGGCGCGGCGCACATCTAACATTGCCTCGATGGTCATCACGAAGACGGGATCGCTGCGCTCGATCAGCTCGCGGACCCGGGCCTCAAAGGCACCGCGGGCGACGGCTCCAACGAGCGACCCATAGGCCC includes:
- a CDS encoding branched-chain amino acid ABC transporter permease; the protein is MLIGLVYGLVALGLTIIFGVMRVVNFAHGEMVVFGIYIGYWTVQICDIPIVLAAAIAAVVMFVFGYLLETLVVKRFVNRPHHYQFIVFIGLSLLFSGVLLMSFGPDPRPTASQLSFQTVSVGPLTLDWARIQAAATAGLLIAALGAYLKYSAFGRSLRGAANNRLGGLVVGLNIPRVYAVTFGIGAACAGVAGALISPLFDAQPYLAVDFTLLAFVTVIVGGLGSFGGALLGGLTIGVAEAVAALMFTPSMKTALPYALLIIILIFRPRGFFGAKDI
- a CDS encoding AraC family transcriptional regulator, whose amino-acid sequence is MRGTLYQHYRRFDPDILDRPIVAGMVDTREQEDELPVHIHRKGQLVLAQRGGVTCEVPSGLWMVPPRCGVWIPGGMPHSNRVSGNASLLFLYVDMDAASVPQECCTLSISPLLHELIHRMATLPPLYDPDGPPAQIAAVLLNELIAMPTERLHLPITRSSKLRMIADALMDNPADRRTVAEWAQAVALGERTLMRIVLAETGMTFSRWRQQLQIIVAIQKLSAGNTVQSVSEALGYESVSAFITMFKKALGKSPARYFSEREAGQTGPGETCRDTNCKLRRMPEVRDALNGLSKRGWLELERFVSDDLDAEA
- the ribB gene encoding 3,4-dihydroxy-2-butanone-4-phosphate synthase, giving the protein MTGSIEAALQALADGEIVVVTDDDDREGEGDLVVAASRCTAAKMAFIIRHTSGIVCAPITLEDARRLRLDPMVVNNDSAHTTAFTVSVDYRPDNGTGISAEERASCCRALANPNVGAGDFCRPGHVFPLIAKEGGVLMRSGHTEAAVDLCRLAGLEPVGVISELMNDDGSVMKGPQVAAFADKHKLKQVTIADLISFRQARETLIERVSSVTAESSIGPLQGYSYRSPFDPIHHVAYIYGELGDGTNVLTRFYKPNILRDLFSGQEQAKMNVILQRFKDNGSGVLVYLRDGAAGVPPAPLGPISSREDDRNRQWREIGVGAQILRDLKISSIRHLTSSTHHFKGLSGFGIEIVRNEAL
- a CDS encoding transposase: MAPRRHQSGTSIDYEGRISKRGDVAVREALCEAAASLLLRVRNDRHCGHGACGSPNGRACCARSPRWHGSWQAFCTGCGLARPTSTSGLAKITQRLRLKPAQ
- a CDS encoding VOC family protein, with the protein product MSSVKLKQVYLTANDPGRLAEFYEGLGLKVRFADPGKWIQFVSDAAAFCVAGPTESVSDQLQDAVLVFGVDDLDAAMERAAAMGAQVGAVRDMESHGRAVKVRDPGGNVIQFYQAAG
- a CDS encoding flavin reductase family protein; this translates as MPSATPPLSETSPLDAAAFRAAMRSVPGTVSIVTTGRAPNRHGLTLTAGCSLSAAPPSVLVCVNRSAGAHDIILSSGSFCWNILGVEHRDLALKFSGQDGSKGDIRFGDGLWCDLKTGAPSLVGAVCSFDCRVVNAYSDSSHTIFTGEVVAQTTRAGCESLVYIDGCFAAPKAV
- a CDS encoding Lrp/AsnC family transcriptional regulator — protein: MTNVELASRVNLSPSPCLARVRTLEKLGVIDRRIALLDPAVLGIGVTAFIQIKLEKQVQTSLENFTRSIDRLAQVMECYLMTGESDYMLRVMAADIEDLEDLIVNKLSRIPGVSSIRSNLALKRISHKTVLPIDANRPVTVKACATPSRPLERSPRPRYDPTGPLLSDAPIGLDTNRPSYSVERL